Proteins encoded together in one Candidatus Eisenbacteria bacterium window:
- a CDS encoding DUF374 domain-containing protein has translation MSRKPNPSAMESRPQVPDADSTRRGGRRRDRRPPPPRELLPTLKYRLIGLLGAALVRIWGATLRIEFLNDDHRRAAEDAGERVAYAFWHGILLPLAYTHRGRGIVVLVSRHGDGEIISQIVCRLGYGVVRGSSTRGGARAMVEMARAARAGHPLAVTPDGPRGPRRELQPGLLHIAHRGGVPIVPVALEALRRTELSSWDRFLIPHPFSRVAIATGPKITIPAGVSAQDLESEWAPRVAAALRAVCEAAAAWRAAHGKASC, from the coding sequence TTGAGCCGGAAGCCCAACCCTTCGGCGATGGAGAGCCGTCCGCAGGTGCCCGATGCGGACTCGACGCGCAGAGGCGGCCGGAGGCGGGATCGCCGCCCGCCGCCGCCGCGCGAGCTCCTCCCCACACTGAAGTACCGCCTGATTGGGCTGCTCGGAGCCGCCCTCGTCAGGATCTGGGGAGCCACCCTCCGGATCGAGTTCCTGAACGACGATCACCGGCGCGCCGCCGAGGATGCGGGCGAGCGTGTGGCCTACGCCTTCTGGCACGGGATCCTGCTGCCGCTGGCCTATACGCATCGAGGCCGCGGGATCGTCGTCCTGGTCAGCCGCCACGGCGACGGGGAGATCATCAGCCAGATCGTCTGCCGCCTCGGCTACGGCGTCGTCCGCGGCAGTTCGACCCGGGGCGGAGCGAGGGCCATGGTCGAGATGGCGCGCGCCGCCCGCGCCGGGCATCCCCTCGCGGTGACGCCGGACGGCCCAAGGGGACCGAGACGCGAGCTGCAGCCGGGGCTCCTCCACATTGCGCATCGCGGCGGCGTCCCGATCGTGCCGGTGGCGCTCGAGGCCCTGCGCAGAACCGAGCTCTCCTCGTGGGACCGATTCCTGATCCCGCATCCGTTCTCGCGGGTTGCGATCGCGACCGGGCCGAAGATCACGATTCCCGCCGGGGTGTCCGCGCAGGATCTGGAGTCGGAGTGGGCCCCGCGGGTCGCCGCGGCGCTCCGGGCCGTCTGCGAAGCCGCGGCCGCATGGCGCGCGGCCCACGGGAAGGCGTCGTGCTGA